A window of the Henckelia pumila isolate YLH828 chromosome 3, ASM3356847v2, whole genome shotgun sequence genome harbors these coding sequences:
- the LOC140891437 gene encoding uncharacterized protein isoform X1, which produces MHICSTVHIHTVQLFEFTGLHRQSPVHGSAVHQSPASRSKMAATTLGIPIAIPGSSSHKKFIFLGHPKNIRFNQSPSSHGTVIVYSSRRRKNAITPTPAKEIHKKTLSHKNLEEDDDIDEDAFEALFSQLEEDLKKDGLIDEDGEDDFLSEEELAKLEHELAEALEEDELLGELGSMAYGDNDIEDIKEESDNMDDEEADDEEEEIPIKLKNWQSRRLAYALKAGRRKSSIKNLSADLCLDRAVVLKLLRDPPPNLVMLSAALPDKPVPTSMELEEEIEETPPLKQTPQTTKPKAEVKLPIHEIRNNWSARKRLKKVQIETLELVYRRTKRPTNTMISSIVYLTNLPRKRVVKWFEDKRAEDEVPDKRLPYHRSGTETVFTS; this is translated from the exons AGAAGCAAAATGGCGGCGACGACTCTTGGGATACCCATTGCAATCCCTGGTAGTAGTTCCCACAAAAAGTTCATCTTTTTGGGTCATCCCAAAAACATCCGATTTAATCAGTCTCCTTCTTCACACGGCACCGTCATTGTTTACTCCAGCCGCCGGAGAAAAAACGCCATCACTCCCACACCTGCTAAGGAAATACACAAG AAAACTTTGAGTCATAAAAATctggaagaagatgatgatataGATGAGGATGCTTTCGAGGCACTATTTAGTCAGCTCGAAGAAGATTTGAAAAAGGATGGTTTGATTGATGAGGATGGTGAGGATGACTTTTTAAGTGAGGAAGAACTTGCAAAACTTGAGCATGAACTAGCCGAGGCTCTCGAGGAAGATGAGCTTCTTGGGGAATTAGGCTCCATGGCCTACGGAGACAACGATATTGAAGATATCAAAGAAGAATCTGATAATATGGATGATGAGGAAGCGGATGATGAAGAGGAGGAAATCCCGATAAAGCTCAAGAATTGGCAATCCCGAAGATTGGCCTATGCTCTGAAAGCTGGTCGGCGGAAGAGTAGT ATAAAAAATCTTTCTGCTGATCTATGTCTTGATAGAGCTGTTGTCCTTAAATTACTTCGTGACCCCCCTCCAAATCTTGTAATGCTGAGTGCGGCTTTGCCTGATAAACCTGTTCCTACAAGCATGGAACTTGAGGAGGAAATCGAGGAAACTCCTCCCTTGAAGCAGACACCACAAACTACGAAGCCTAAAGCTGAGGTGAAGTTACCAATTCATGAAATCCGAAACAACTGGTCTGCCCGAAAAAGACTGAAGAAAGTGCAGATAGAAACTCTGGAGCTAGTCTATAGACGAACAAAGCGCCCAACT AATACGATGATCAGCAGCATTGTGTATTTGACAAATCTGCCTCGGAAACGAGTGGTGAAATGGTTCGAAGACAAACGAGCTGAAGATGAGGTACCCGACAAACGCCTACCATATCATCGATCTGGTACTGAAACTGTCTTTACCAGTTAA
- the LOC140891437 gene encoding uncharacterized protein isoform X2: protein MAATTLGIPIAIPGSSSHKKFIFLGHPKNIRFNQSPSSHGTVIVYSSRRRKNAITPTPAKEIHKKTLSHKNLEEDDDIDEDAFEALFSQLEEDLKKDGLIDEDGEDDFLSEEELAKLEHELAEALEEDELLGELGSMAYGDNDIEDIKEESDNMDDEEADDEEEEIPIKLKNWQSRRLAYALKAGRRKSSIKNLSADLCLDRAVVLKLLRDPPPNLVMLSAALPDKPVPTSMELEEEIEETPPLKQTPQTTKPKAEVKLPIHEIRNNWSARKRLKKVQIETLELVYRRTKRPTNTMISSIVYLTNLPRKRVVKWFEDKRAEDEVPDKRLPYHRSGTETVFTS from the exons ATGGCGGCGACGACTCTTGGGATACCCATTGCAATCCCTGGTAGTAGTTCCCACAAAAAGTTCATCTTTTTGGGTCATCCCAAAAACATCCGATTTAATCAGTCTCCTTCTTCACACGGCACCGTCATTGTTTACTCCAGCCGCCGGAGAAAAAACGCCATCACTCCCACACCTGCTAAGGAAATACACAAG AAAACTTTGAGTCATAAAAATctggaagaagatgatgatataGATGAGGATGCTTTCGAGGCACTATTTAGTCAGCTCGAAGAAGATTTGAAAAAGGATGGTTTGATTGATGAGGATGGTGAGGATGACTTTTTAAGTGAGGAAGAACTTGCAAAACTTGAGCATGAACTAGCCGAGGCTCTCGAGGAAGATGAGCTTCTTGGGGAATTAGGCTCCATGGCCTACGGAGACAACGATATTGAAGATATCAAAGAAGAATCTGATAATATGGATGATGAGGAAGCGGATGATGAAGAGGAGGAAATCCCGATAAAGCTCAAGAATTGGCAATCCCGAAGATTGGCCTATGCTCTGAAAGCTGGTCGGCGGAAGAGTAGT ATAAAAAATCTTTCTGCTGATCTATGTCTTGATAGAGCTGTTGTCCTTAAATTACTTCGTGACCCCCCTCCAAATCTTGTAATGCTGAGTGCGGCTTTGCCTGATAAACCTGTTCCTACAAGCATGGAACTTGAGGAGGAAATCGAGGAAACTCCTCCCTTGAAGCAGACACCACAAACTACGAAGCCTAAAGCTGAGGTGAAGTTACCAATTCATGAAATCCGAAACAACTGGTCTGCCCGAAAAAGACTGAAGAAAGTGCAGATAGAAACTCTGGAGCTAGTCTATAGACGAACAAAGCGCCCAACT AATACGATGATCAGCAGCATTGTGTATTTGACAAATCTGCCTCGGAAACGAGTGGTGAAATGGTTCGAAGACAAACGAGCTGAAGATGAGGTACCCGACAAACGCCTACCATATCATCGATCTGGTACTGAAACTGTCTTTACCAGTTAA